In the Stakelama saccharophila genome, GCTGCTGAAAGTCCGAAACTCGTTCGAGGAATTCGTTCACGCTACGTCTCCGCTTGGCTCCCGCAGGAGCGAGGGAGACAATAGCTAGCGTCGGAATTTTTCCGCAGTGCAGCGCAATTGTAAGAAATTATGTCCCGGCGGCGAAATCATCGCCGCGGCAGCCGAAGCGTGGCGCGCAGCCCGCCCCCGGCGCGGTTTTCCAGGGTCAGTTCGCCGCCTTCGAGCCGCGCGACCCGCTGCACGATCGCCAGCCCCAGGCCGAATCCGATCGTATCGCGGCGGCGGGAGGAATCGAGCCGGACAAAGGGCTGCACCACACGGTAGAGGTCCGCCTCCGGAATGCCGGGGCCGTCATCTTCCACCGTGATCGCGACGACGTCCGCGACGGCCAGCCGCAGGACGATGCGGTCGCCGTGGCGCAGCGCGTTGTCGACCAGGTTCTGAACCGCGCGCTTCAGCGCGGCCACGCGAACCGGCATCTCCAGATGATCGGGGCCGTCATAAACGGCGTCGCGGCCATGATCCTGCGCATCGTCGATCAGTGTTGCGCACAATACGGCGATATCGGCCGATACGGGCTGTTCGGGATCGTCGTCGCCGCCCAGATAGGCGAGCAGCGAGGCGACCATCGCTTCCATCTCGGCAATGTCGGCCTCGATCGCATCGCGCGTTTCGCGGTCGGCCACCCCTTCCGCGCGCAGCCGCAGGCGGGCGAGCGGCGTGCGAAAGTCGTGCCCCACCGCGGCGAGCGCCCGCGTGCGATCGGCGATCAGCCGGTGGATACGCTCCTGCATCCGATTGAAGGCGCGGACCACGCGGACGACCTCGCTCGGCCCCTCCTCCGCAACGGGCGCCTGATCACCGCTGCCGACGCGTTCGGCGGCGGTGGCGAGCTTGCCGAGCGGCTGCAGCGTGCGCCGGATGATCATACCGCCGACGATCATCAGCGCGATCGCCGGAATGAGAGCGAGCAGAATCCGCTCGGTCGCCAAATCGAGCCCTTCGAGTGCGTGCAGCGTCTGGAAATGCAGCCAGCTACCATCGTCCAGCCGCAGGCCGCCGGTCAGCGTCGACCGGCCGCCGGGGGATGCGAGCCGAAGCCGCAGATCTTCGCGCGCCAGCGACGATTCCCAGGCGAGCACCTGTTCCCGCATGTGATCGAGACGCGGGGCGATCGGCGCGGTCGCCGGCGGCAAGCGGTCCCAGTGCATGGCGTACCGGTCCGTGGTGAGTTCGGCCGCCATTGCCGGCCGGCGCGCGGGCTCGCGCTCTTCGACCAGCTTGCGGCTGATGACGAGGTGTTCGGCCAGGCGCCGCGCCTCGTCCTCGCGGACGGCGAACCTGCTGGCCTGCTCGTAGAGAAGCGTGCTGGCGACGAATTCCACCACCAGGGTGATCAGCAGGATCGCGACCAGCCGCCCGATCAGCCCGAGCGAGGGATGCAGGATGCGTCTCAGCAACGCTCCACCGGCACATTGACCATATAGCCCACGCCGCGCACCGTGACGATCGGCGCATCATGGCCCGCGCTCGACAATTTCCGGCGCAGGCGACTGATCAGGACGTCGATGCTGCGATCCGAACTGTCGCCCAGCCGCGTGCGCGACAGCTCGATCAGCCGTTCACGCGCAAGCGCCCTGCCGCCGTGGTCGAGCAGGGTCGCGAGCAGGTCAAATTCCGCACTGGTCAGTTCGACGCTCGCGCCGCTAGGCGAAAGCAGTTCGCGCCGGGGCAGGTTCATCGTCCATCCGCCGAAGCGGCGCGTGCCTGTCTCCCGCCGTTCGTCGGAGCGGTCGAGCGGCGGCCGGCGCAGCACGGCGCGCACCCGCGCGACGAGTTCGCGCGTGCCGAACGGCTTGGCGATATAGTCGTCGGCGCCGAGTTCCAGGCCGACGACGCGGTCCATCTCGCTGCCCCTGGCGCTGATGAAGATGATGGGAATGTTGCTCCTGGCCCGCAGCGCCCGGCAGAGGTCTATCCCGCTCGTCCCCGGCAGCATGATGTCAAGGAGGACGAGGTCGGCCGGCCCCGATTCGAGCGCCAGCCACATCTCCGGCGCGGCATTGGCCTGCCGGACGGCAAAGCCGTTTTCCTGCAGCGCCCGTGCCGTCAGCGTCCGCAGCGAAGGGTCGTCCTCCACCAGGATGATCGTCGGCGCGCCGGCGACCAGATCGCCCATCGGTTCCATATCCATCGTGGAAGCGAGGTAGATAGCGCCCCCGCCCCCGTCAATCGCATCGCTGCGCTTCTTGGCGGCGGCTCAGGTCAGAAGCACCCACAGTCCCATCGCGAACATCATCACATTTTCGGTCAGCGACACGAAGCCGAGCGGCACGTTGGAGCCGCCGCCGACACAGGCGCATTTCAGCTCGCGCTTCTGAATATAGACGGCGTAGAATACCGACACCGCCCCGACGCCGCCGATGAACAGCGCGATCGGAATCGACAGCCAGTCGAGCGCGTGCGCGATCATGAGGCCCCCCGCAAGCCCTTCGCCGAAGGGATAGAGATAGGCGTAGGGGACCCAGCGCCTGGCGAGCAGGTCGTAGCCCAGAAACATCGTGGCGAACCCCTCGACATCCTGCAGCTTCTGGATCGCGAGCAGGCACATTGAGATCGCGATGAAGAGTTCGGCCGTCATGGCCGTCAGCAGCGCGCCCGACGCCAGCCAGCTCGTCGCCAGCGCCATCAGCGCGCCCATGCCAAAGATCGCCACGACCGGCTTGTAGCTGGTCGCCTTCGGGTCCTTCACCGGCTTGCCCAGAAAGCGACGCAGTTCTTCGTAACCGCCGATGCGTTCGCCGCCGACGAAGGTTTGCGGCGTCGTCTTCACGCCGTGCTTTTCCTTGAATGCATCGGTTTCGGCGCGCGTCGTCAGATGGTGGTCGTCGACCCGGTAGCCCTGAGACTTGAGCAGGTGAAGCGTCTTCAGGCCGAACGGGCAAATATGCTTGTCCATCACCATGCGATAGACCGTCGCGGTCCTTTCGCCGGTTCTGTCGCCGGTTTTCGGCGCGGTGCTCAAATCGTTCATCGCTTCACCTTTTCGAACAGCTCGACGAGTTCGCCGAACTTCGTTTCCTGGTCGCCCGGATCGCCGGAACGGATCGCATCGGCGACGCAGTGGGCGGCGTGATCCTTCAGCACCGCGCTCTCCACCTTGCCGAGCGCGGACTTCACCGCCTGGATCTGGTGGAGAATGTCGATGCAATAGCGATCGTCCTCCACCATCTGCGCCAACCCGCGAACCTGTCCTTCGATCCGTTTCAGGCGATTCACCGTCGCCCTGCGCCTGTCGTTCATGCCGGCCTCTTGGAATACCTGGTGGGGGTATATCTGGGCAGTGTCGCGTGAATTTCAAGGAGGCGGCTCGTGAAACCGGGCGGCCCCTGGGACGACCCGGCAAGAGCGTCGTACCTCCACCCTCCTTGTGCTCCCGCAAAGGCAGCAGCCCGGCCCGGGTGCGGCGGGCTTGAACCGGCTCCCCGAAGGCCTCCGGGCCTGCCTGTCGGCTCCGGTAGTACGAATCGCCACAAGCGACTGATCCTGTGCGTTATTCCGGTTCACGCTCGGAAATGACGACGCGATTCAACCCCGCCGGATCGTACTTGGGTTGCAGGTTGGACAAATCCGCTGACAAGCGTCAGATCGACAGCAAGTCCTGCAGCGCCGCGGGTATCTGCGATCCGTATTCGCGAACCCCTTTGTTGAAATCGTGACGCCACTCGGCGAACGGTCCATGCAGTTCCGAATGGTTCTGGCGGGTGTTGACCATATAACCGCCCCACAGGGGAAGGCGTTCAAGCGTGATGCCTTGTGCCGCCGCGTTCTCCGGCCATAGATGGTGCGAACCGAGCTGACCGAAAGGATCGTCGTCGGGCAGGATACGGGCGATCGTGCTCGACCCGCAAAGTTTATGGAACGCACCCTGGAACACTTCCGGATGCGGCAATGCAATGCAGTCTCCGCTCCGCCAGTCGATCGCCACGCCGTTGGCGACCACCGCAGCCCGGACGTTGCCGCGGATATGCGCCTTCGCACAGGCGACGGTGCGCCGGTCGATGACATCGTCGGCATCGAACAGCATCAGAAGGCCGCCGCCCTGATCGCGCACCCGCTTTCGGATGATCCAGCGTTTGACGCCCGCGTCGTCATTGGCGTCGGTAGGGGCTTCCGGTGAATCCTTCAGGCTCACAAAGGTGAATCGATCGTCCTTTTCCACCTCCGCCCAGCAAGCCGGCCGGTCGTTACCGACTACGAGCACGCGAAAATCCTGATCGTCCTGACCACGCAGCGACCGCAGCGTTGCACGAAGCAGTTGGTCGATCCGGTGCCAGTTCTGGGCAGCATCCGCTGCTATGAGGGGAATTCCGAAAGTGAAGCTGTCCTTCATGGCGATATGGATCGTCCGGTCTGGTTGGCAGGGACCTATCGAACGGACCGACACGGACGGCTGTTCCAGGCGTTCCGGCCGCGGCAATATCCTGCGGGATGCGCGGCGATTGCATGAGATCGCAACGAAGCGAGGCAACCCGCCAGTTGTATTGCGCCCTTCCGGTGCAGCGACAATGCTAATCCGCTATTCACCAGCGTCTTCATACACTGCTGGCGAAATGACCGAAGGACAACTCTCGAATCTGCGCATTCTCGTCGCGAACGACGACTATTTCCTTGTACAGCAGATCTGCGAATTGCTGCGTCGGGAAGGCGCGATAATCGTCGGCCCCGCCCCCTCCAACTCGGACGCGATGAAGCTGCTCGAAGCGCAGGACCGATTGCACGATGCCGCCTTGGTGAACGGCAAGCTGCGTGACAGCAGCGCCGCGCCGTTGCTGCGCTTCCTTGCCGTGACCGGTGTGCCGTGCGTGATCGCGACCGACAGGGGGCCGCTCGCGGTCCCCGCCGATCATGGACATTGCGTCGTGGTCAACACCCCGGCAACGCGCGGCGAATTGGCGGCCGCCGTGCGGCGCGCGATCGCGGCGTACCAGGGCCGGACCTGACGTTATCATCGGCAGGGGCGAAGGCCAGCGCGGCGCGCCGCGCCGGCGGAGGCGCGTCCAGGCCGCGTTCCTGATGCGCAACGCTTCTCGTTAACCCACAGCGCCAACCTATGTTATACTTGTTTTTCAGGTAGTTGCTGAAACTCCTGGAGGCGACGCCGCGTTGGGGAAAGGTCGGGCACGTCCACCCCTCGCGTGCCCGGCGCCCTTTTCACGCAAAAGAGAATGGAACCAGAAATGGCACTTTTCGGCAAAGATATCAAAACGCTGGACGATGCGTTCGTCCACACGCTGCAGACCATCTATTACGCGGAAAAGCAGATTACCGAGGCGCTCGGCAAGATGATCGACAAGGCCAGCAACACCAGCCTTCGGCAGGGCTTCGAAACGCACCTGGAAGAAACACGCGGTCAGATCGAAAGACTGGAGCGCGTGTTCGAGATGCACGGCGCCGATGCCGAGGAAAGCAAGTGTCCGGCGATCGACGGCATCATCAAGGCCGGCGATTCCATGGCGAGCGAAAGCGACGACGCGCAGGTGCGCGACGCCTGCCTCGCCGCTTCGGCCCAGTTGGTCGAACATTATGAGATCGCCAAATACGGCACGCTTGTCGCCTGGGCGCAGCAACTGGGCAGACAGGATTGCGCGCGCGTTCTCGAAGAAACGCTGGCCGAGGAAAAGGCAACGGACGAGAAGCTCAACAAACTCGCCAAGGGCGAACTCAACAAGCAGGCCGAGACGGCCCAGGCATAGTACCGCAGCGGCAGGATGGGGCGGGCGCATCCCGGCGGACGCGCCCGTCCCCGCCGGGATTGCCGGTCGGGGCCCGGCAGGCGTCGGTCGAACATACCTCTGCCCGACGGGCGACCGGTTTTCCGTCGCATCAGCCGCCGTTTCTAACCTGTGTAGCTGCAGGATGCTGCCTTAACGTCTAACCATTCGCATATCCGCCGCAGCCGGAGAAAACGTCATCGCCCAGACACCCAACACGATCTTCATCTACATCCTGGCAGCGGCCGCATGTTCGATCGTGCTGGGGGTGATCGGCATCTGGCTGTTCCGCAGTGGCCGGCTGGCCGGCCGCAGGGTCGCGCTGGCCTGGGCGGTTTTCGCACTCCTGCCGCTGTTTGGCGCGGGCGCATACCAGTTCTTCTTCGTCTTCTCCTCGGACACCCACGACACGCTGCGACACGTGGTCCCGGCGGAAGAGTCCTAGACCCGGCGACCACGCCCCGGCCTGAAGGATCACGCAAGCATGCCGATCGCGCTCGACTGGCTGCTGCTGCTCACCAGCGGCACGGTATTGGTTCTCAGCCTTCTGTCGGGCCTGATCGTCAACCGACTGTGGATATCGGAAGTCACGCTGTGCCTGCTGTTCGGCGCCGCGCTGGCGGCAAGCTCCACCTATTGGATGCACGGAATCCTGTCGGCCTCCGGGCAGCTTTCGAATCTCGAACTTGTCGCCCGCCTGACGCTCGGCGTCGCGGTGATGGGGGTGGCGCTGCGCCTCCCGTTCGAATTCTTCCGGACCCGCTGGCGAGATCTGGCCGTCGTCCTCGGGCTCGCGCTTCCTCTCATGTGGTTGACGAGTGCGTTGATAGCCTATGTCTGCCTCGGCCTCGCGATATTGCCTGCGTTGCTGGTGGGCGCGACCGTCGCGCCTACGGACCCGGTCGTGGCGCAGTCGATCGTGTCGGGAAAGATAGCCGAACACAACGTTCCCGGCCGGGTGAGAAGGTTGATTGCGGGCGAAAGCGCGGCAAACGACGCGCTCGGAATCATGATCGTCATGCTGCCGCTGCTCCTGATGCAGCACGAACCGAAAGCGGCGCTTGCGGACTGGCTGGTCGACGTCCTTGTGCGCGATGTCGCCATGTCGATCATCGTGGGCGCCGTTCTCGGCGGGTTCACCGGCGTGCTGTTCGTCAGAGCCAAGACGCGCGATTATTCCGAGGACCGGTCGATGCTGGTCACCGGGGTTGCGCTGGCTTTCACCTCTATCGCCACGCTCCAACTGCTGGGGGGCGACGGAATCGTCGGGTCGTTCGTCGCCGGCCTCGTCTTCAACCGCCGGATTTCCGGCCTGGAAACGCGACAGCATCACCTCAGCGCGGCGTTGAGCCGCTTTTTCGATCTGCCGGTCTTCATTCTCATCGGATTGTACCTTCCCTGGCGAGAATGGATGAAACTCGGCTGGTCCGGACTGATCTTTGCCGCAGCGATCCTGGTTTTCCGCCGTCTTCCCTGGATTCTCCTGCTCGGCGGCTTCACCCGTTCGCTCCGCCACCATGAAGAACGCATCTTCACGGGCTGGTTCGGCCCGATCGGGGTGGCGGCGGCGTTCTACGCGCTCCAGGCCGAAGCCGAGGGCGGGATGGAATGGCTGTGGCCGATCACCAGCCTGGCGATCTTCGCATCCGTGCTGGTTCACGGCACCACGGCGACCCCGCTGGCCCGTCGGCTCGGGTCCCGCCTGGCCCGCCACCGCGACGGCGAATAGTCCTCCTATACCGCCGCGACCCGCGCAACCCGCCGCGTCTCCTTCGCCGGCACGTTCCGCCCGAGTTCGCGCTGGAACCAGGCGACCGTCTTCGCGAGTCCCTCGCTCAATGCCGTTTCCGGATGCCAGCCCAGCACCGCGCGGGCGCGAGAGATGTCCGGCTGTCGGCGTGTCGGATCGTCGACCGGCAGCGGCTTATAGATGATCTCGAGCGGGTGCGGCATGATGGCCTCGATCGCGGCGACCAGCTCGGTGATCGTAAGTTCCTCCGGATTGCCGAGATTGATCGGATCCGGCCCGGCCGCCTCGCTTTCCATCAGCAGCATGAGCGCCTGCACCATATCGGCCACATAACAGAAGCTGCGCGTCTGCCGACCGTCGCCGTACAGCGTAAGCGGCAGTCGCAGCAGCGCCTGGCAGACCAGGTTCGACACCACACGCCCGTCATCGGGGTTCATGTTCGGTCCATAGGTGTTGAAGATGCGCGCCACCCGGACGTCCGCCCTGCCAACCCGCGCGAAGTCCAGCGTCATCGCCTCCGCCGCGCGCTTGCCTTCGTCATAGCAGGCGCGTGGTCCCGTACAGCTCACATAGCCGCGATAGTCCTCGACCTGGGGGTGACGCTCCGGGTCGCCATAGACCTCGCTGGTGGACGTCAGCAGGAAGCGCGCGCCCGTTTGCTCGGCGAACCGCAACAGCTTGTCGGTGCCCACCACATTGGTCAGCATCGTGTGTTCGGGATCGGCCTGGTACAGCGGCGGTGAAGCCGCACAGGCGAGGTTATAGATGCGGGTGATGTCGCCCGCCCGGTCACACAGCTCTTGCGGAAGCGGGTCCAGCACGTCTCCCTCGACGAAGGTGAAGTCCCGTTCCGCTTCCAGCGCGAGCAGGTTCGACCGGCGCGAGGTCAGCAGGTTATCGAGACAGACGACGCGATAGCCCTGCTGCAGCAGGGCGCGGCACAGATGCGATCCGATAAAGCCGGCACCGCCGGCGACGAGAGCAGTTTCTCCATTGTGCTTCTTCACACGCAACTCCTGGTCGAAAGGAAAGTCAGGACGCCACCATCGCCGGGGCGCGGTTTTCGGCACCACGAAGACCGTTCAGAATGTCCTCGAGCTGTTCGGCGCGGCGGGCTGCGCTGTGATCCCTCACGATCCGGTCGCGCAGCGCGCCGCCGCGCGACGATGTGTCCAGTTCCAGCGCGGCGAGTACGTCCTTCGTATCGTCGACGAGCACGACTTCGTGGTTCGGCTCGAACAGGACGCCGATGCCCGGCCAACGGTCGGAAAGGATTGCCGTGCCGCATGCGCCCGCCTCGAACAGCCGCACCGACGGAGACCAGCCGGCCTCGATCATGTCGGCGCGCGTGAGGTTGAGCGTGAAGCGCGATGCGGAATAGAATGCGGCGTGCTCGGCCGGCGGCAGATGGTCGACCCGCTCGACATTTCGCGGCCAGTCGATGCTGTCGGGATATTGCGAACCGGCGACCGCGAAGCGCCGGTCCGGACAGCGGCGCGCCACCTCGATCAGCAGCCGCTCCAGCCCCGGCTGGCGATCGTCGCTATACGTGCCGAGATAGCTGAGGTCCCAGCGCTTCGGCACGTCGAGCGGCCGATACCGGTCGGTGTCGACGGAGCAGAACAACGCCCGCGCGGACGGCGAGCCGAATTCCTGCTCGATCCGCTGCAGCGTCGGCCCGCCGGTGAAGGAAAGATAGCAATCATAGCCGGCGATCAGATCGCGCGAGACATAGTCGCACGTGCCCCGCTCCAGCGCCGCCAGCGTCACCGGCGTGTCGATGTCGTAAAAGGCGGTGGCGCCGCGTGCGGTCTCCTGCACGAACCGGCCCACCGCAATGCCGTCGGGCACGTAGGAGCCGACGATCACGGCGTCGGCGCCGGCGATCTCCTCGCGCCATTCCGCAAGATCGGCGACCTCGTTATAATAACGCAACCGACAGAAATCGGGCACCTTCAGGTCACGATTGTCGGCATACCAGGGACGGTCCCGCTCCAGGAACAGGATATCGTGCCCGCGCGCGGCCATTGCCGCCAGCAGCGCGCGATAGGTCGTCGCATGGCCGTTGCCCCAGGAGGACGAGAGGCTGAGCCCCAGAACCACGATATTCATGCCATCTCCCTTGCTGTTGCATGTGCCTCGCGCAGGACGCGGTCGACCTGCTTCCCGCGCAGCGCATAGCTGTGCTCCCGGCGCACGCGTTCGCACGCCGCGGCGCCGATGGCGCGGGCCCGTTCGGGCGTGAGGCTTTCGAGGATTTCCGCGACGTCGCTCCCGTCGCGCGCGACGAGCACCTCGCGGTCCGGTTCGAGAAACTGTTCGACACCCTTCCACGCGTCGGTGATCAGGCACGCGCCGGCGCCCGCCGCCTCGAACACCCGCGTCGCGGGCGAATAGCCGACACGCGCCATGGAATCGCGCGCCACGTTGAGCACCGCCAGCGGTGTCGAATTGAACGCATTGTGGTCGCCGGTCGCGACATGGCCGAGATGGCGGACATTGCCCGGCATCGCCTTCGTCTCCCAGCCGCTGCCGCCGATCAGGAAGTCGCGGTCCGACATCACGGATGCCGGCTTCAGGAAGAACTCCTCGACGCGCGCTTCGCGGTCGGGCAGCCGATTGCCGAGAAAGGCGAGGTCGCACGCGAACGCCTGGTCCGGATCGGCGGGGAAGTGCGTGGCGGGGTCGACCGCGTTGTAGATGGGCACGCACGCGCGCGCACCGAATGCGCGATACGCCTCGACCACCGGCGGGCCGCCGCCATAGGTAAGCACCAGATCGAGATCGGACAGGGCATGGCGCACCGGATGCCCGGCGTCGGCTTCCATCTCGTCGAGCGTCGCGGCGGCGTCGACATCCCAATAGACGCGCAATGCGTCGCTCCGCGCATTGGCGATCACGCCTTCCAGCAATTCGCGGTCGAACACGCCCACGCCGTTCGCCTTGACGACGATGTCCGCCTCGCCCGCTTCGGCGAGCACCGCGCGCAATCCCTCCTCGGTCGCCGGATAGACGACGGACCGCGCCCAGTCGGGCGGGTCGATGTCGCGGTGCTGCTGCCGGTCGAACGCGTCGGGTTCGTAGAAGGTGATGGCATGGCCTTCCCGCGCGAGCGCGTGGAGGATGCCGCGATAATAGGTCGCCGCGCCGTTCCAGTAGGAGGACAGCAGGCTCGATCCGTAAAAGGCGATCTTCATGCTGCGTCCCTCCCTGCTGTTTCCGGTGCGAGCTGGTGCAGAACCGCCAGCAGTTCGAGCGCGCGGTGCGCGCAGCTATGCCGCTTGCGGATCGTGTCGAGTCCGCTCCGCGCCAGCTCGCCCCGCAACGCAGGGTCGCGCGCGAGTGCGCGCAGATGGGCGGTCATCGTGTCGCCGTCGGGCGCGACCAGATAGTCGGTGCCGGGGCGAAACAGTCCTTCGGCGTCGTCCCACGGGGCCGAAACCAGCGGAATGCCGCACGCCAGCGCCTCGAACACGCGGATCGTCGGAATGCCGGGAAGAACGCTCGCATAATAGCGGCGCGGCACATGGACGGTTGCCATATGCCGCGCAAAGATCGCGGGCGTGTCGGCATTCGCCGCCCAGCCGTGATACCGGGCGCCGTAGCGTTCCAGCATCGCCTTCGCCGCGTCGGGATAGCGCACGCCGTGGATGTCGAGCGTCAGTTCCGCAGCGGCTGCCGGCCGCAGCAGAAACCGTTCGATCTCCTCGCTACGCTCGCCATCGCCCCAGTTGCCGATCCAGACTAGCCCGTTGCGCCCGCCCGCACCGATCGGCGGATGGAAATGCCGAAGGTCGGCCGCTTCGTGCCAGACCCAGACCCGATTCCCCCAGCCCCAGCCGCGATAGACCTCGGCCAGCGCCTCGCCGAACGCCAGCACGCCGTCATAGCCGTCCAGGTCGAATGCGCGCATCTCCTCCGGCGCGCTCACCGCGCGGTGATGCGTGTCGTGGAACAGCAGGCGATACCCCGCCCCGGCTGCGCGTTCGCGCCCCAGGCGTGCGACAAGCTCCGGCTCGTTCCACTCGTGCACGATCACGCAGTCGGCATCGGCCGCCAGCTCCGCCGCGCCTTCCATGCCGTCATAGATAAGCGCCCGCAGCTCGGGATAGGCGTGGCGGAACGCTTCGAGCCCCGCATGGCCGTGGTCGCGCAGCAGGTTTTCCAGGCTCCATGCCCCATCCCGCTCGCAGGCGACGACCTCGTGCCCGCGCGCCTGCAGTTCGCGCAGAACGCCGCGCAGAAAATGGGCATTGCCGTGGTTCCAGCAGGAAAGCAGCGAATGGGTGAAATAGACGATCTTCATGCCGCCGCCCTCCGCTCGACCGTTTGTGCATAGAGCCGGGTCATCCGTTCGCCCATGGCGGCGCTGGTGTAGCGCTGCGCGCGCTCGCGGGCCGCCATGCCGAGGCGCGCCCGCGCCGCCGTGTCGCACACGGCCTGCTCGATCGCCTCGACGAAACCCCGCTCGTCGTCGAGCCCGACGAACAGCGCGGCACCGTCCCACAGCTCGCGAAAGGTATCGATGTCGGACAGGACGAGCGGACACCCCGCAGCCGCCGCTTCGAGCACGGCAAGACCGAACGGTTCGAAACACGCAGCCGAGACGAAAGCCGGACGCCGCGCCAGTTGCCGGCCGAGTTCGGCGCCCGAGAGCCGGCCCAGGCGGTGAAGGTTGCGCACCCGGATACGCTCGCCCTGCGGCCCGCAATCGGCGCCGGCGGCGCGAAAGGGGAAGGACAGCCGCCCCGCCACGCGGTCCAGCAGCCTTACGTTTTTCGCCTGATCCCAGAGCCGTCCGGCGACCAGCGCAAAGTCATGCGCTGCGAGATTCGCGCCGCGTTCGGGAAAATCGCGGCCATTATGCACCACACTCGGCATGCGCGGAAGTTCGTAGGCCTCTTGCAACCTGCGGGCGAAACTGTGCGACGGCGCCACCATCAGCTCGGCCTCGCTCAGGCCGCGCCGCATGAGATGGCGATGCCAGGTCATGCCGGACGGCAACGGCTTCCTTTCATACGCGTCCCACCAGGTTGCGACGCAGCCATGCGCCGCGCAGATCGCCGGCACGGAGAACCACCTTTCGGCATAGAGCGCGGGACTGTTCACCTGGACGAGATCGGCGCCGACCTCGCGCGCCAGAGCGCCGATGACCCTGCCGGCCCGCTCGACGGGTTCGGCCGAGGTGCACATCCAGTCGAGCGGAAGGTCGGTCTCCCTCACCGTGAGGCGTGCAATACGCTCCGCCTCGGCGCGCTGATCGTCGTCCGGCGCCGGACCCAGTATCGCCAAGGTCGCCGAACCGCCCCGCCGCGAGACGGCGCGCGCCAGTTCGAGCGAATATTGCCAGACCCCGCCCACGGCGTCGGCCGTGATCAGGATATGGAACGAGCGCAAATCCGTCATGATGCGGCCGCCTGCCGCTGGGGCGCGCCCACTCCGCCGCGGCTCGTTCCGGCCGACCGGTAATCGCTCAGCCAGCGCAGGAGCGAGGCCACGCCGTCGCGCCAGGCCGTCTTCTCCGGCAGGTCGAGCGCGGAATCGATCGCTCGCGTATCGGCGACGAACCAGCGCTGGTCTCCGGGACGCCAATCGGCGTGGCGGACGGTCACGCTGCGGCCCAACATCGCCTCTAGATGCAGGATCACGTCGCGCAGCCGGACCGCATTGCGCGGCCCGCCGCCCAGATTGAACGCATTGCCCCGCACCGCGTCGATGTTGCGCCATGCGGCGAGATATGCGGCGACGGCGTCGTCGACATCGAGCAGGTCGCGGACCTGTTCGCCGTCGCCGTAAAGCGTGATCGGCTCATCCTCCAGCGCCCGGATCGCGAAATGGGCGACCCATCCCTGATCCTCGGTGCCCATCTGGCGGTGGCCGTAGATGCAACTCATCCTGAGGACGGCC is a window encoding:
- a CDS encoding NAD-dependent epimerase/dehydratase family protein, with the translated sequence MKKHNGETALVAGGAGFIGSHLCRALLQQGYRVVCLDNLLTSRRSNLLALEAERDFTFVEGDVLDPLPQELCDRAGDITRIYNLACAASPPLYQADPEHTMLTNVVGTDKLLRFAEQTGARFLLTSTSEVYGDPERHPQVEDYRGYVSCTGPRACYDEGKRAAEAMTLDFARVGRADVRVARIFNTYGPNMNPDDGRVVSNLVCQALLRLPLTLYGDGRQTRSFCYVADMVQALMLLMESEAAGPDPINLGNPEELTITELVAAIEAIMPHPLEIIYKPLPVDDPTRRQPDISRARAVLGWHPETALSEGLAKTVAWFQRELGRNVPAKETRRVARVAAV
- a CDS encoding cation:proton antiporter, whose protein sequence is MPIALDWLLLLTSGTVLVLSLLSGLIVNRLWISEVTLCLLFGAALAASSTYWMHGILSASGQLSNLELVARLTLGVAVMGVALRLPFEFFRTRWRDLAVVLGLALPLMWLTSALIAYVCLGLAILPALLVGATVAPTDPVVAQSIVSGKIAEHNVPGRVRRLIAGESAANDALGIMIVMLPLLLMQHEPKAALADWLVDVLVRDVAMSIIVGAVLGGFTGVLFVRAKTRDYSEDRSMLVTGVALAFTSIATLQLLGGDGIVGSFVAGLVFNRRISGLETRQHHLSAALSRFFDLPVFILIGLYLPWREWMKLGWSGLIFAAAILVFRRLPWILLLGGFTRSLRHHEERIFTGWFGPIGVAAAFYALQAEAEGGMEWLWPITSLAIFASVLVHGTTATPLARRLGSRLARHRDGE
- a CDS encoding glutaredoxin family protein, whose protein sequence is MNDLSTAPKTGDRTGERTATVYRMVMDKHICPFGLKTLHLLKSQGYRVDDHHLTTRAETDAFKEKHGVKTTPQTFVGGERIGGYEELRRFLGKPVKDPKATSYKPVVAIFGMGALMALATSWLASGALLTAMTAELFIAISMCLLAIQKLQDVEGFATMFLGYDLLARRWVPYAYLYPFGEGLAGGLMIAHALDWLSIPIALFIGGVGAVSVFYAVYIQKRELKCACVGGGSNVPLGFVSLTENVMMFAMGLWVLLT
- a CDS encoding ferritin-like domain-containing protein; the protein is MALFGKDIKTLDDAFVHTLQTIYYAEKQITEALGKMIDKASNTSLRQGFETHLEETRGQIERLERVFEMHGADAEESKCPAIDGIIKAGDSMASESDDAQVRDACLAASAQLVEHYEIAKYGTLVAWAQQLGRQDCARVLEETLAEEKATDEKLNKLAKGELNKQAETAQA
- a CDS encoding response regulator transcription factor, whose product is MDMEPMGDLVAGAPTIILVEDDPSLRTLTARALQENGFAVRQANAAPEMWLALESGPADLVLLDIMLPGTSGIDLCRALRARSNIPIIFISARGSEMDRVVGLELGADDYIAKPFGTRELVARVRAVLRRPPLDRSDERRETGTRRFGGWTMNLPRRELLSPSGASVELTSAEFDLLATLLDHGGRALARERLIELSRTRLGDSSDRSIDVLISRLRRKLSSAGHDAPIVTVRGVGYMVNVPVERC
- a CDS encoding ATP-binding protein, which encodes MRRILHPSLGLIGRLVAILLITLVVEFVASTLLYEQASRFAVREDEARRLAEHLVISRKLVEEREPARRPAMAAELTTDRYAMHWDRLPPATAPIAPRLDHMREQVLAWESSLAREDLRLRLASPGGRSTLTGGLRLDDGSWLHFQTLHALEGLDLATERILLALIPAIALMIVGGMIIRRTLQPLGKLATAAERVGSGDQAPVAEEGPSEVVRVVRAFNRMQERIHRLIADRTRALAAVGHDFRTPLARLRLRAEGVADRETRDAIEADIAEMEAMVASLLAYLGGDDDPEQPVSADIAVLCATLIDDAQDHGRDAVYDGPDHLEMPVRVAALKRAVQNLVDNALRHGDRIVLRLAVADVVAITVEDDGPGIPEADLYRVVQPFVRLDSSRRRDTIGFGLGLAIVQRVARLEGGELTLENRAGGGLRATLRLPRR
- a CDS encoding metal-sensitive transcriptional regulator gives rise to the protein MNDRRRATVNRLKRIEGQVRGLAQMVEDDRYCIDILHQIQAVKSALGKVESAVLKDHAAHCVADAIRSGDPGDQETKFGELVELFEKVKR